In Helianthus annuus cultivar XRQ/B chromosome 3, HanXRQr2.0-SUNRISE, whole genome shotgun sequence, a single window of DNA contains:
- the LOC110930789 gene encoding root allergen protein, translating into MTTTSIEVEVASTYPAETVFKVFNKFHDIAPKVSPQAFKSIEILEGDGGVGTIRLFTFGDDIPFASGKFKQDVIDASNFIYNYTFFEGDNLMGILDSINHHVKIVPSAEGGCVFKQTVIYNCKGDEKPPVDVLTFEKELYEKTYKAIEAYAAAHPEVYN; encoded by the exons ATGACTACCACTAGCATTGAAGTTGAGGTTGCTTCTACATATCCTGCTGAGACGGTTTTTAAGGTTTTTAATAAATTCCATGATATCGCACCCAAGGTCAGTCCTCAAGCATTCAAGTCCATTGAGATACTTGAGGGCGATGGAGGTGTTGGAACTATAAGGCTATTCACATTTGGCGATG ATATTCCATTCGCAAGTGGAAAGTTTAAGCAAGATGTCATCGACGCAAGCAACTTTATTTACAACTACACATTTTTTGAAGGCGACAACTTGATGGGGATATTAGACTCCATAAACCATCATGTCAAGATTGTACCATCTGCTGAGGGAGGATGTGTGTTTAAACAGACGGTCATTTATAACTGCAAAGGTGATGAGAAGCCACCTGTTGACGTTCTTACCTTTGAGAAAGAACTATATGAGAAAACCTACAAGGCTATCGAGGCTTATGCTGCTGCCCATCCTGAAGtttataattaa